Proteins encoded by one window of Streptomyces clavuligerus:
- the aceE gene encoding pyruvate dehydrogenase (acetyl-transferring), homodimeric type: MSDPVAKLPSELDQLPDRDAEETAEWAASVDAVAHHAGPHRAAYLMRRTLQHAEAAGVPVPRLLETDYVNTIPTAAEPVCDGDVEMEARITAWNRWNAAAMVTRGSKLGVGGHIATFASAAWLYETGFNHFFRGKEGDGSGDQLYIQGHAAPGIYARAFLDGRLTEAHLDNFRQEAGGAGLPSYPHPRRLPWLWEFPTVSMGLGPLSAIYQARFNRYLHNRGIKDTSRSHVWAFLGDGEMDEPESTAALALASRERLDNLTFVINCNLQRLDGPVRANFKIVQELEAQFRGAGWNVVKTLWGSAWDEVFRLDTAGALVRRLREVPDAQFQTYATRDVAYIREHFFGAEPALVELGRLLSDDKIAECFYTSRGGHEAHKVYAAYRAALAHRGAPTVILAQTVKGHTLGKGFASKNANHQMKKLTVDEFKGMRDLLGLPIADSAFDGGVVPYGHPGADSPEVRYLQERRAALGGPAPARRVHQVALPDPAVTSPRAFQALEKGSGKQEMATTMAFVRLMKDLMRDKETGRRWVPIVPDEARTFGMESLFPSAGIYSPLGQTYEPVDRDQLMYYKEATDGQILNEGITEAGSMADFIAAASSYATHGEPMIPFYIFYSMFGWQRTGDQMWQLADQLGKGFIVGATAGRTTLTGEGLQHADGHSHLIASTNPASLNYDPAFAYEISVIVKDGLRRMYGEARPGEDSDVFYYLTVYNEPKPQPAMPEGVEEGIVKGLYRFNEGVPASAGAPRIQLLGSGTAIHWALEAQRILAAEWGVTADVWSATSWGELRRDALEADAALLRGEERVPYVRQALAGAPGPVLAVSDWMRQVPDQISQWVEQDWSSLGTDGFGLSDTREAARRHFGVDPQSIVVAALAQLARRGEVPATAVKEARERYGL, from the coding sequence ATGTCCGACCCCGTAGCCAAGCTTCCGAGCGAGCTGGACCAGCTCCCGGACCGCGACGCCGAAGAGACCGCCGAGTGGGCGGCCTCCGTCGACGCCGTCGCCCACCACGCCGGCCCGCACCGTGCCGCGTACCTGATGCGCCGCACGCTCCAGCACGCCGAAGCCGCCGGGGTCCCCGTGCCCCGGCTGCTGGAGACGGACTACGTCAACACCATCCCCACCGCCGCCGAGCCCGTCTGCGACGGCGATGTGGAGATGGAAGCCCGGATCACCGCCTGGAACCGGTGGAACGCCGCCGCCATGGTGACGCGCGGCTCCAAGCTGGGTGTCGGTGGCCACATCGCCACCTTCGCCTCGGCCGCCTGGCTCTACGAGACCGGCTTCAACCACTTCTTCCGGGGCAAGGAGGGCGACGGCAGCGGCGACCAGCTCTACATCCAGGGCCACGCCGCGCCGGGCATCTACGCCCGCGCCTTCCTCGACGGCCGGCTCACCGAGGCCCACCTCGACAACTTCCGCCAGGAGGCGGGCGGCGCCGGGCTGCCCTCGTACCCGCACCCGCGGCGGCTGCCCTGGCTGTGGGAGTTCCCCACCGTCTCCATGGGCCTCGGCCCGCTCTCCGCGATCTACCAGGCGCGGTTCAACCGCTATCTGCACAACCGCGGGATCAAGGACACCTCCCGGTCGCATGTGTGGGCCTTCCTCGGCGACGGCGAGATGGACGAGCCCGAGTCGACGGCGGCCCTGGCCCTCGCCTCCCGTGAGCGCCTGGACAACCTGACCTTCGTCATCAACTGCAACCTCCAGCGCCTCGACGGCCCGGTCCGCGCGAACTTCAAGATCGTGCAGGAGTTGGAGGCCCAGTTCCGCGGCGCGGGCTGGAACGTGGTCAAGACCCTGTGGGGCTCCGCCTGGGACGAGGTCTTCCGGCTCGACACCGCCGGCGCCCTGGTGCGCAGGCTGCGCGAGGTCCCGGACGCCCAGTTCCAGACCTACGCCACCCGTGACGTCGCCTACATCCGCGAGCACTTCTTCGGCGCCGAACCCGCCCTCGTCGAGCTGGGCCGGCTGCTGAGCGACGACAAGATCGCCGAGTGCTTCTACACCTCGCGCGGCGGCCACGAGGCGCACAAGGTGTACGCGGCGTACCGCGCGGCCCTCGCCCACCGGGGCGCGCCGACGGTGATCCTGGCGCAGACGGTCAAGGGCCACACCCTGGGCAAGGGCTTCGCGTCCAAGAACGCCAACCACCAGATGAAGAAGCTGACGGTCGACGAGTTCAAGGGCATGCGCGACCTGCTCGGGCTCCCGATCGCCGACAGCGCCTTCGACGGCGGTGTGGTGCCCTACGGCCACCCGGGCGCCGACTCCCCCGAGGTCCGCTACCTCCAGGAGCGCCGCGCGGCCCTCGGCGGCCCCGCACCGGCCCGCCGGGTGCACCAGGTGGCGCTGCCCGACCCGGCGGTCACCTCGCCGCGTGCCTTCCAGGCCCTGGAGAAGGGCTCCGGCAAGCAGGAGATGGCCACCACCATGGCCTTCGTCCGGCTGATGAAGGACCTCATGCGGGACAAGGAGACCGGCCGCCGCTGGGTCCCGATCGTCCCCGACGAGGCCCGGACCTTCGGCATGGAGTCCCTGTTCCCGTCGGCGGGCATCTACTCGCCGCTGGGCCAGACGTACGAGCCGGTCGACCGCGACCAGCTCATGTACTACAAGGAGGCCACGGACGGCCAGATCCTCAACGAGGGGATCACCGAGGCCGGGTCCATGGCCGACTTCATCGCCGCCGCCTCGTCGTACGCGACGCACGGCGAGCCGATGATCCCGTTCTACATCTTCTACTCGATGTTCGGCTGGCAGCGCACCGGCGACCAGATGTGGCAGCTCGCCGACCAGCTCGGCAAGGGCTTCATCGTCGGCGCCACGGCGGGCCGCACCACCCTGACCGGTGAGGGCCTCCAGCACGCGGACGGCCACTCGCACCTGATCGCGTCCACGAACCCGGCGTCGCTCAACTACGACCCGGCGTTCGCGTACGAGATCTCGGTGATCGTCAAGGACGGTCTGCGCCGGATGTACGGCGAAGCACGCCCTGGCGAGGACTCGGACGTCTTCTACTACCTCACCGTCTACAACGAGCCGAAGCCGCAGCCCGCGATGCCCGAGGGCGTCGAGGAGGGCATCGTCAAGGGCCTGTACCGGTTCAACGAGGGCGTGCCCGCCTCGGCCGGTGCCCCCAGGATTCAGCTCCTCGGCTCCGGCACCGCGATCCACTGGGCCCTCGAAGCGCAGCGGATCCTGGCCGCCGAGTGGGGTGTCACGGCCGATGTCTGGTCCGCGACCTCCTGGGGCGAGCTGCGCCGGGACGCGCTGGAGGCCGACGCGGCCCTGCTGCGCGGCGAGGAGCGCGTCCCGTACGTCCGGCAGGCGCTCGCGGGCGCCCCGGGCCCGGTCCTCGCGGTCAGCGACTGGATGCGTCAGGTCCCGGACCAGATCAGCCAGTGGGTGGAGCAGGACTGGTCCTCGCTGGGCACGGACGGCTTCGGCCTCTCCGACACCCGTGAGGCGGCCCGCCGCCACTTCGGCGTGGACCCGCAGTCGATCGTCGTCGCGGCGCTGGCGCAGCTCGCGCGGCGCGGCGAGGTCCCGGCGACGGCCGTGAAGGAGGCCCGGGAGCGCTACGGCCTCTGA
- a CDS encoding GntR family transcriptional regulator, with product MTPPVVQSLREQIRAHIVEGIVSGRWKPGERIVERGIASELQVSQTPVREALRELESLRLIESAPNKGARVRNLTAADLEESYPVRAGLEQIAAELAAERLAEDCSALEPEVAALYEADRAGDSAGQVRHTVAFHRELVRAAGNGVLLHTWEGLGIEVFTALSIRWLGTVQQSYAEEHQALVEAFQRRDPQIGALVKAHVLGCAPRA from the coding sequence ATGACCCCGCCCGTCGTCCAGTCGCTGCGGGAACAGATCCGTGCCCACATCGTGGAGGGCATCGTCAGTGGACGCTGGAAGCCGGGCGAGCGGATCGTGGAGCGCGGCATCGCGAGTGAGCTCCAGGTCTCCCAGACCCCGGTCCGGGAGGCGCTGCGGGAGCTGGAGAGCCTGCGGCTGATCGAGTCCGCGCCGAACAAGGGCGCCCGGGTGCGCAATCTCACCGCCGCGGACCTGGAGGAGAGCTATCCGGTGCGGGCCGGTCTGGAGCAGATCGCCGCCGAGCTGGCCGCCGAGCGGCTGGCGGAGGACTGCTCGGCCCTGGAGCCCGAGGTGGCGGCCCTGTACGAGGCCGACCGCGCCGGGGACTCGGCGGGCCAGGTCCGCCATACCGTGGCCTTCCACCGCGAGCTGGTGCGCGCGGCGGGCAACGGGGTGCTGCTGCACACCTGGGAGGGCCTGGGCATCGAGGTCTTCACCGCGCTCTCCATCCGCTGGCTGGGCACGGTGCAGCAGTCCTACGCGGAGGAGCACCAGGCGCTCGTGGAGGCGTTCCAGCGGCGCGATCCGCAGATCGGGGCCCTGGTGAAGGCCCATGTCCTGGGCTGTGCGCCGAGGGCCTAG
- the sucB gene encoding 2-oxoglutarate dehydrogenase, E2 component, dihydrolipoamide succinyltransferase: MAVSVTLPALGESVTEGTVTRWLKAEGERVEADEPLLEVSTDKVDTEIPAPASGILTSIKVAEDETVEVGAELALIDDGTGAPAAAPAPAAAAAPAPVQEAPVAPAPVAEAPAAPAPVQEAPAPAPAAGGATGTDVVLPALGESVTEGTVTRWLKSVGESVEADEPLLEVSTDKVDTEIPAPASGVLLEIVVGEDETAEVGAKLAVIGAPGAAPAAPAAPAAPAPAAAPAPAPVAAPAPAPVQEAPAPAPVPAPAPAPAPVAAPAPAPAAAPAAPAPAAAPVSGSDVYVTPLVRKLAAENSVDLASVSGSGVGGRIRKQDVLDAAAAKAPAAAPAPAAPAAAAPAAKAPALAVSPLRGQTVKMTRMRKVIGDNMMKALHSQAQLTSVVEVDVTKLMKLRAQAKDGFAAREGVKLSPMPFYVKAAAQALKAHPVVNARINEDEGTITYFDSENVGIAVDSEKGLMTPVIKGAGDLNIAGIAKKTAELAGKVRGNKITPDDLAGATFTISNTGSRGALFDTVIVPPNQVAILGIGATVKRPAVIETAEGTVIGIRDMTYLSLSYDHRLVDGADAARYLTAVKAILEAGEFEVELGL, from the coding sequence ATGGCGGTTTCCGTAACCCTTCCGGCGCTCGGCGAGAGCGTCACCGAGGGCACTGTCACCCGCTGGCTGAAGGCCGAGGGCGAGCGCGTCGAGGCCGATGAGCCGTTGCTGGAGGTCTCGACCGACAAGGTCGACACCGAGATCCCCGCCCCGGCGTCCGGGATCCTCACCTCCATCAAGGTCGCCGAGGACGAGACGGTGGAGGTCGGCGCCGAGCTGGCCCTCATCGACGACGGCACCGGTGCCCCGGCCGCCGCCCCGGCGCCCGCAGCCGCCGCTGCCCCCGCCCCGGTCCAGGAGGCCCCCGTCGCCCCCGCGCCGGTGGCCGAGGCCCCGGCCGCGCCCGCGCCGGTCCAGGAGGCTCCGGCCCCCGCCCCGGCCGCCGGTGGCGCCACCGGCACCGACGTGGTCCTCCCCGCGCTCGGCGAGAGCGTCACCGAGGGCACCGTCACCCGCTGGCTGAAGTCGGTCGGCGAGAGCGTCGAGGCCGACGAGCCGCTGCTGGAGGTCTCGACCGACAAGGTCGACACCGAGATCCCCGCCCCCGCCTCGGGTGTGCTGCTGGAGATCGTGGTCGGCGAGGACGAGACCGCCGAGGTCGGCGCCAAGCTGGCCGTGATCGGTGCTCCGGGTGCGGCTCCGGCCGCCCCCGCCGCGCCTGCGGCCCCGGCCCCGGCCGCCGCTCCGGCGCCCGCCCCGGTCGCTGCCCCGGCTCCGGCTCCGGTCCAGGAGGCTCCGGCCCCCGCCCCGGTGCCCGCCCCGGCTCCGGCGCCCGCGCCGGTCGCTGCCCCGGCACCGGCTCCGGCAGCCGCCCCGGCCGCGCCCGCGCCCGCCGCCGCTCCGGTCTCCGGCAGCGATGTCTACGTCACCCCGCTGGTGCGCAAGCTGGCCGCCGAGAACAGCGTGGACCTCGCCTCGGTGTCCGGCTCCGGCGTCGGTGGCCGCATCCGCAAGCAGGACGTCCTCGACGCCGCCGCCGCGAAGGCCCCGGCCGCCGCTCCGGCTCCGGCCGCCCCGGCCGCCGCCGCCCCCGCGGCGAAGGCCCCGGCCCTCGCGGTCTCCCCGCTGCGCGGCCAGACCGTCAAGATGACCCGCATGCGCAAGGTCATCGGCGACAACATGATGAAGGCGCTGCACAGCCAGGCCCAGCTGACCTCGGTCGTCGAGGTCGACGTCACCAAGCTGATGAAGCTGCGCGCCCAGGCGAAGGACGGCTTCGCGGCCCGTGAGGGCGTCAAGCTCTCCCCGATGCCGTTCTACGTCAAGGCCGCGGCCCAGGCGCTGAAGGCCCACCCGGTCGTCAACGCCCGGATCAACGAGGACGAGGGCACCATCACGTACTTCGACTCGGAGAACGTCGGCATCGCCGTCGACTCCGAGAAGGGTCTGATGACGCCGGTCATCAAGGGCGCGGGCGACCTCAACATCGCCGGTATCGCCAAGAAGACGGCCGAGCTGGCCGGCAAGGTCCGCGGCAACAAGATCACGCCGGACGACCTGGCGGGCGCGACCTTCACGATCAGCAACACCGGCTCGCGCGGCGCGCTGTTCGACACGGTGATCGTGCCGCCGAACCAGGTCGCCATCCTGGGCATCGGTGCCACGGTCAAGCGCCCGGCGGTCATCGAGACCGCCGAGGGCACGGTCATCGGCATCCGTGACATGACGTACCTGTCGCTCTCCTACGACCACCGTCTGGTGGACGGCGCGGACGCCGCCCGTTACCTGACGGCCGTCAAGGCGATCCTCGAAGCCGGTGAGTTCGAGGTGGAGCTGGGTCTCTGA
- the lpdA gene encoding dihydrolipoyl dehydrogenase, whose amino-acid sequence MANDASTVFDLVILGGGSGGYAAALRGAQLGLSVALIEKDKLGGTCLHYGCIPTKALLHAGEVADQSRESEQFGVRTAFEGIDIAAVHKYKDDVIAGLYKGLTGLIASRKITVIEGAGRLSSPTSVDVNGQRVEGRHILLATGSVPKSLPGLEIDGNRIISSDHALKLDRVPSSAIVLGGGVIGVEFASVWKSFGAEVTVVEGLKHLVPVEDENSSKLLERAFRKRGIKFSLGTFFQKAEYTQDGVRVTLADGKTFEAEVLLVAVGRGPVSAGLGYEEQGVAMDRGYVLVDEYMRTSVPTISAVGDLVPTLQLAHVGFAEGILVAERLAGLNTVPVNYDGVPRVTYCHPEVASVGITEAKAKEIYGADKVVTLKYNLGGNGKSRILKTQGEIKLVQVKDGAVVGVHMVGDRMGEQIGEAQLIYNWEALPAEVAQLIHAHPTQNEALGEAHLALAGKPLHAHD is encoded by the coding sequence GTGGCGAACGACGCCAGCACCGTTTTCGACCTAGTGATCCTCGGCGGCGGTAGCGGCGGTTACGCTGCGGCGCTGCGCGGAGCCCAGCTCGGCCTGAGCGTCGCCCTGATCGAGAAGGACAAGCTCGGCGGCACCTGCCTGCACTACGGCTGCATCCCCACCAAGGCGCTGCTGCACGCGGGCGAGGTCGCCGACCAGTCCCGCGAGTCGGAGCAGTTCGGTGTCCGTACCGCGTTCGAGGGCATCGACATCGCCGCGGTGCACAAGTACAAGGACGACGTGATCGCGGGCCTCTACAAGGGCCTGACGGGGCTGATCGCCTCCCGCAAGATCACCGTCATCGAGGGCGCCGGCCGCCTCTCCTCGCCCACCTCGGTCGACGTCAACGGCCAGCGCGTCGAGGGCCGCCACATCCTGCTGGCGACCGGCTCCGTGCCGAAGTCGCTGCCCGGTCTGGAGATCGACGGCAACCGGATCATCTCCTCCGACCACGCGCTGAAGCTGGACCGTGTGCCGTCCTCCGCGATCGTGCTCGGCGGCGGCGTCATCGGTGTCGAGTTCGCGTCCGTGTGGAAGTCCTTCGGCGCCGAGGTCACCGTGGTCGAGGGCCTGAAGCACCTGGTCCCGGTCGAGGACGAGAACAGCTCCAAGCTGCTGGAGCGCGCCTTCCGCAAGCGCGGCATCAAGTTCAGCCTCGGCACCTTCTTCCAGAAGGCCGAGTACACGCAGGACGGCGTCCGTGTCACCCTCGCGGACGGCAAGACCTTCGAGGCCGAGGTGCTGCTGGTCGCCGTCGGCCGCGGCCCGGTCTCGGCCGGTCTCGGCTACGAGGAGCAGGGCGTCGCGATGGACCGCGGCTATGTCCTCGTCGACGAGTACATGCGGACCAGCGTCCCCACCATCTCCGCGGTCGGCGACCTGGTCCCGACCCTCCAGCTCGCGCACGTCGGCTTCGCCGAGGGCATCCTGGTGGCAGAGCGGCTCGCCGGTCTGAACACCGTCCCGGTGAACTACGACGGCGTGCCCCGGGTGACGTACTGCCACCCGGAGGTCGCCTCCGTGGGCATCACCGAGGCCAAGGCCAAGGAGATCTACGGCGCGGACAAGGTCGTCACCCTCAAGTACAACCTCGGGGGCAACGGGAAGAGCAGGATCCTGAAGACCCAGGGCGAGATCAAGCTCGTCCAGGTCAAGGACGGTGCCGTGGTCGGCGTCCACATGGTCGGTGACCGGATGGGCGAGCAGATCGGCGAGGCACAGCTCATCTACAACTGGGAGGCTCTGCCGGCCGAGGTCGCGCAGCTCATCCACGCGCACCCGACGCAGAACGAGGCGCTGGGCGAGGCGCACCTGGCCCTCGCGGGCAAGCCGCTGCACGCCCACGACTGA
- a CDS encoding leucyl aminopeptidase, whose translation MTALTLSTAGAATLRADALVVGVAKGAKGPVVAPGAETVDNAFGGKLAAVLETLGATGAEGEVTKLPSPEGIKAPVVLAVGLGAAPEEGEAFEAEVLRRAAGTAARVLHGSKKAAFALPIEAAEDTGAIAEGALMGAYAFTAYQGMGKKDARGAKQPLAEVALLGAKPRDKAHKAAAERAQIVVEELNRCRDLINTPGNELTPEAFAAVASAAGKEHGLKVQILDEKALLKGGYGGLIGVGQGSANPPRLVKLTYTHAKDARTLALVGKGITYDSGGISLKPAGHNETMKCDMSGAAAVFAAVVAAARLGLAVNVTGWLALAENMPSGSATRPGDVLRMYSGKTVEVLNTDAEGRLVLADALWKASEEKPDAMVDVATLTGAMVLALGNRTFGVMANDDAFRTAVHETAEEAGEQSWPMPLPAELRKGMDSQVADMANMGERMGGGLVAGLFLQEFVGEGISWAHLDIAGPAFHESAPYGYTPKGGTGSSVRTLVRLAERIADGELG comes from the coding sequence GTGACTGCTCTCACTCTCAGCACTGCCGGCGCTGCGACGTTGCGCGCCGACGCCCTTGTCGTCGGGGTCGCGAAGGGCGCCAAGGGCCCGGTGGTCGCACCGGGCGCGGAGACCGTGGACAACGCGTTCGGCGGAAAGCTCGCCGCGGTGCTGGAGACCCTCGGGGCCACCGGTGCCGAGGGCGAGGTGACCAAGCTGCCGTCGCCCGAGGGGATCAAGGCCCCGGTGGTGCTGGCGGTCGGCCTCGGTGCCGCGCCGGAGGAGGGCGAGGCGTTCGAGGCCGAGGTCCTGCGCCGCGCCGCGGGCACCGCCGCCCGGGTCCTGCACGGCTCCAAGAAGGCCGCGTTCGCGCTGCCGATCGAGGCCGCCGAGGACACCGGCGCGATCGCCGAGGGCGCGCTGATGGGCGCGTACGCCTTCACGGCCTACCAGGGCATGGGCAAGAAGGACGCCCGCGGCGCCAAGCAGCCGCTGGCCGAGGTCGCCCTGCTGGGCGCCAAGCCGCGCGACAAGGCCCACAAGGCCGCCGCCGAGCGCGCGCAGATCGTCGTCGAGGAGCTGAACCGCTGCCGCGACCTGATCAACACCCCCGGCAATGAGCTGACCCCCGAGGCGTTCGCCGCCGTGGCGTCCGCCGCGGGCAAGGAGCACGGCCTCAAGGTCCAGATCCTGGACGAGAAGGCGCTGCTCAAGGGCGGCTACGGCGGCCTGATCGGCGTCGGCCAGGGCTCCGCCAACCCGCCGCGCCTGGTGAAGCTCACCTACACCCACGCCAAGGACGCCAGGACGCTGGCGCTGGTCGGCAAGGGCATCACCTACGACTCGGGCGGCATCTCGCTGAAGCCGGCCGGTCACAACGAGACGATGAAGTGCGACATGAGCGGCGCCGCCGCGGTCTTCGCCGCCGTCGTCGCCGCCGCGCGGCTCGGCCTCGCGGTCAACGTCACCGGCTGGCTCGCGCTCGCCGAGAACATGCCGTCCGGTTCGGCCACCCGCCCCGGCGACGTCCTGCGGATGTACAGCGGCAAGACGGTCGAGGTGCTGAACACCGACGCCGAGGGCCGGCTGGTGCTCGCGGACGCGCTGTGGAAGGCGTCCGAGGAGAAGCCGGACGCCATGGTGGACGTCGCCACGCTGACCGGCGCGATGGTGCTGGCGCTCGGCAACCGCACCTTCGGTGTGATGGCCAACGACGACGCCTTCCGCACCGCGGTCCACGAGACCGCCGAGGAGGCCGGTGAGCAGTCCTGGCCGATGCCGCTCCCCGCCGAGCTGCGCAAGGGCATGGACTCCCAGGTCGCGGACATGGCCAACATGGGCGAGCGGATGGGCGGCGGCCTGGTCGCCGGTCTCTTCCTCCAGGAGTTCGTGGGCGAGGGCATCAGCTGGGCGCACCTGGACATCGCGGGCCCGGCCTTCCACGAGAGTGCCCCGTACGGGTACACCCCCAAGGGCGGCACCGGCTCCTCGGTGCGCACCCTGGTCCGTCTCGCGGAGCGGATCGCCGACGGCGAGCTGGGCTGA